From a single Larimichthys crocea isolate SSNF chromosome XIII, L_crocea_2.0, whole genome shotgun sequence genomic region:
- the LOC113747436 gene encoding far upstream element-binding protein 3-like isoform X2, with translation MMAELVQGQASMNQPGLKADGLADVLQRARQMVGKMGGETMSHLNSASGSVEPSLYYPGQKRPGEDGGNQLAAMGHQSRVITEDYKVPDRMVGFIIGRGGEQITRIQLESGCKIQIAADSGGLMERPCSLTGTPESIEQAKRLLVQIVDRCRNGPGFHGDGEGGASVQEMLIPASKVGLVIGRGGDTIKQLQERAGVKMMMIQDGPMPTGADKPLRISGDPYKVQAARELVLEVIREKDGDFRSGRNDFSSRLGGTNLDSVPLQVPVPRFAVGIVIGRNGEMIKKIQNDAGVRIQFKADDGISPERVAMVMGQPDRCQHAVHLINELIQTAQERDGFGSALRSGRVRGRGDWTMGSPGPLQEVTYTIPADKCGLVIGKGGETIKSINQQSGAHVELQRNPPPSTDPNTRVFTIRGTAQQMDLARQLIDDKIGGSGIMSNGGFGFSPFTQGPATHQNCGSGQTFLTGVWGNTYQTSWQNPGQQDPGHSMAQTGQMDYSKAWEQYYKKLGQQSQPQSLMTDYSKAWEDYYKKQSQSSQQSSVPDYTAALAEYYRQQPYLWNPAQIQVTHRKPRLHL, from the exons ATGATGGCGGAGCTGGTGCAGGGACAGGCCTCGATGAACCAGCCGGGGCTGAAGGCTGACGGCCTGGCCGACGTTCTGCAGAGAGCCCGGCAG atGGTGGGAAAGATGGGTGGAGAAACCATGTCCCACCTCAACAGCGCCTCAGGAAGTGTCGAGCCCTCGCTGTACTACCCCGGCCAGAAACGACCAGGAGAGGacggag GTAACCAGCTAGCAGCCATGGGGCATCAGAG CAGGGTAATCACAGAGGATTACAAGGTCCCCGACAGGATGGTTGGCTTCA ttattggaagaggaggagaacagaTCACCAGGATCCAGCTCGAGTCCGGCTGCAAGATCCAGATTGCTGCTG acagcgGCGGCCTCATGGAGCGGCCATGTTCCCTGACTGGAACGCCTGAGAGCATCGA gCAGGCAAAGCGGCTTCTCGTCCAGATCGTGGATCGCTGTAGAAACGGTCCGGGTTTCCACGGCGACGGGGAAGGTGGCGCCTCGGTGCAGGAGATGCTGATCCCAGCCAGTAAGGTGGGGCTGGTGATTGGCCGAGGTGGAGACAccatcaaacagctgcag gagaGGGCgggggtgaagatgatgatgatccaGGACGGTCCGATGCCGACAGGAGCTGACAAACCTCTCCGCATCTCTGGAGACCCGTACAAAGTTCAG GCAGCAAGGGAGTTGGTGTTGGAGGTGATCCGGGAGAAGGACGGAGACTTCAGGTCGGGACGCAACGACTTCAGCTCCCGACTGGGAGGAACCAACCTGGAT TCTGTCCCTCTGCAGGTCCCAGTACCGAGGTTCGCCGTCGGCATCGTGATCGGCAGGAACGGAGAAATGATCAAGAAGATCCAGAACGATGCAGGAGTCCGGATCCAGTTTAAAGCAG ATGATGGCATCAGCCCGGAGcgtgttgccatggtgatgggTCAGCCAGACCGCTGTCAGCATGCCGTCCACCTGATCAATGAGCTCATCCAGACcgcacag GAGCGTGATGGTTTTGGCTCCGCCCTGCGGAGTGGGAGGGTCAGAGGTCGTGGTGATTGGACCATGGGCTCACCTGGTCCGCTACAGGAAGTGACATACACCATTCCTGCTGACAAGTGCGGCCTGGTCATCGGCAAAG gtgGAGAAACCATTAAGAGTATTAACCAGCAGTCTGGAGCTCACGTGGAGCTGCAGAGGAACCCGCCTCCCTCCACTGACCCCAACACTCGGGTCTTCACCATCAGAGGCACCGCCCAGCAGATGGACCTCGCCCGCCAGCTCATAGACGACAAGATCGGG GGTTCAGGTATTATGAGTAACGGAGGCTTCGGCTTCAGTCCCTTCACCCAGGGCCCGGCTACACACCAgaa ctgTGGCAGTGGTCAGACCTTCTTGACCGGCGTTTGGGGAAACACCTATCAGACCAGCTGGCAGAACCCTGGACAACAAGACCCTg gtcacAGTATGGCTCAGACAGGACAGATGGACTACTCTAAAGCATGGGAGCAGTACTATAAGAAGCTAG gtcaGCAGAGTCAGCCTCAGAGCTTGATGACAGACTACAGTAAGGCCTGGGAGGACTACTACAAGAAACAGA GTCAGTCGTCTCAGCAGAGTTCGGTGCCAGACTACACTGCAGCGTTAGCAGAATACTACAGACAGCAGCCCTACCTGTGGAACCCCGCCCAGatacaggtaacacacaggaAGCCCCGCCTTCACCTGTAG
- the LOC113747436 gene encoding far upstream element-binding protein 3-like isoform X7: MVGKMGGETMSHLNSASGSVEPSLYYPGQKRPGEDGVGNQLAAMGHQSRVITEDYKVPDRMVGFIIGRGGEQITRIQLESGCKIQIAADSGGLMERPCSLTGTPESIEQAKRLLVQIVDRCRNGPGFHGDGEGGASVQEMLIPASKVGLVIGRGGDTIKQLQERAGVKMMMIQDGPMPTGADKPLRISGDPYKVQAARELVLEVIREKDGDFRSGRNDFSSRLGGTNLDSVPLQVPVPRFAVGIVIGRNGEMIKKIQNDAGVRIQFKADDGISPERVAMVMGQPDRCQHAVHLINELIQTAQERDGFGSALRSGRVRGRGDWTMGSPGPLQEVTYTIPADKCGLVIGKGGETIKSINQQSGAHVELQRNPPPSTDPNTRVFTIRGTAQQMDLARQLIDDKIGGSGIMSNGGFGFSPFTQGPATHQNCGSGQTFLTGVWGNTYQTSWQNPGQQDPGHSMAQTGQMDYSKAWEQYYKKLGQQSQPQSLMTDYSKAWEDYYKKQSQSSQQSSVPDYTAALAEYYRQQPYLWNPAQIQVTHRKPRLHL, from the exons atGGTGGGAAAGATGGGTGGAGAAACCATGTCCCACCTCAACAGCGCCTCAGGAAGTGTCGAGCCCTCGCTGTACTACCCCGGCCAGAAACGACCAGGAGAGGacggag taGGTAACCAGCTAGCAGCCATGGGGCATCAGAG CAGGGTAATCACAGAGGATTACAAGGTCCCCGACAGGATGGTTGGCTTCA ttattggaagaggaggagaacagaTCACCAGGATCCAGCTCGAGTCCGGCTGCAAGATCCAGATTGCTGCTG acagcgGCGGCCTCATGGAGCGGCCATGTTCCCTGACTGGAACGCCTGAGAGCATCGA gCAGGCAAAGCGGCTTCTCGTCCAGATCGTGGATCGCTGTAGAAACGGTCCGGGTTTCCACGGCGACGGGGAAGGTGGCGCCTCGGTGCAGGAGATGCTGATCCCAGCCAGTAAGGTGGGGCTGGTGATTGGCCGAGGTGGAGACAccatcaaacagctgcag gagaGGGCgggggtgaagatgatgatgatccaGGACGGTCCGATGCCGACAGGAGCTGACAAACCTCTCCGCATCTCTGGAGACCCGTACAAAGTTCAG GCAGCAAGGGAGTTGGTGTTGGAGGTGATCCGGGAGAAGGACGGAGACTTCAGGTCGGGACGCAACGACTTCAGCTCCCGACTGGGAGGAACCAACCTGGAT TCTGTCCCTCTGCAGGTCCCAGTACCGAGGTTCGCCGTCGGCATCGTGATCGGCAGGAACGGAGAAATGATCAAGAAGATCCAGAACGATGCAGGAGTCCGGATCCAGTTTAAAGCAG ATGATGGCATCAGCCCGGAGcgtgttgccatggtgatgggTCAGCCAGACCGCTGTCAGCATGCCGTCCACCTGATCAATGAGCTCATCCAGACcgcacag GAGCGTGATGGTTTTGGCTCCGCCCTGCGGAGTGGGAGGGTCAGAGGTCGTGGTGATTGGACCATGGGCTCACCTGGTCCGCTACAGGAAGTGACATACACCATTCCTGCTGACAAGTGCGGCCTGGTCATCGGCAAAG gtgGAGAAACCATTAAGAGTATTAACCAGCAGTCTGGAGCTCACGTGGAGCTGCAGAGGAACCCGCCTCCCTCCACTGACCCCAACACTCGGGTCTTCACCATCAGAGGCACCGCCCAGCAGATGGACCTCGCCCGCCAGCTCATAGACGACAAGATCGGG GGTTCAGGTATTATGAGTAACGGAGGCTTCGGCTTCAGTCCCTTCACCCAGGGCCCGGCTACACACCAgaa ctgTGGCAGTGGTCAGACCTTCTTGACCGGCGTTTGGGGAAACACCTATCAGACCAGCTGGCAGAACCCTGGACAACAAGACCCTg gtcacAGTATGGCTCAGACAGGACAGATGGACTACTCTAAAGCATGGGAGCAGTACTATAAGAAGCTAG gtcaGCAGAGTCAGCCTCAGAGCTTGATGACAGACTACAGTAAGGCCTGGGAGGACTACTACAAGAAACAGA GTCAGTCGTCTCAGCAGAGTTCGGTGCCAGACTACACTGCAGCGTTAGCAGAATACTACAGACAGCAGCCCTACCTGTGGAACCCCGCCCAGatacaggtaacacacaggaAGCCCCGCCTTCACCTGTAG
- the LOC113747436 gene encoding far upstream element-binding protein 3-like isoform X8 translates to MMAELVQGQASMNQPGLKADGLADVLQRARQMVGKMGGETMSHLNSASGSVEPSLYYPGQKRPGEDGVGNQLAAMGHQSRVITEDYKVPDRMVGFIIGRGGEQITRIQLESGCKIQIAADSGGLMERPCSLTGTPESIEQAKRLLVQIVDRCRNGPGFHGDGEGGASVQEMLIPASKVGLVIGRGGDTIKQLQERAGVKMMMIQDGPMPTGADKPLRISGDPYKVQAARELVLEVIREKDGDFRSGRNDFSSRLGGTNLDSVPLQVPVPRFAVGIVIGRNGEMIKKIQNDAGVRIQFKADDGISPERVAMVMGQPDRCQHAVHLINELIQTAQERDGFGSALRSGRVRGRGDWTMGSPGPLQEVTYTIPADKCGLVIGKGGETIKSINQQSGAHVELQRNPPPSTDPNTRVFTIRGTAQQMDLARQLIDDKIGGSGIMSNGGFGFSPFTQGPATHQNCGSGQTFLTGVWGNTYQTSWQNPGQQDPGQSSQQSSVPDYTAALAEYYRQQPYLWNPAQIQVTHRKPRLHL, encoded by the exons ATGATGGCGGAGCTGGTGCAGGGACAGGCCTCGATGAACCAGCCGGGGCTGAAGGCTGACGGCCTGGCCGACGTTCTGCAGAGAGCCCGGCAG atGGTGGGAAAGATGGGTGGAGAAACCATGTCCCACCTCAACAGCGCCTCAGGAAGTGTCGAGCCCTCGCTGTACTACCCCGGCCAGAAACGACCAGGAGAGGacggag taGGTAACCAGCTAGCAGCCATGGGGCATCAGAG CAGGGTAATCACAGAGGATTACAAGGTCCCCGACAGGATGGTTGGCTTCA ttattggaagaggaggagaacagaTCACCAGGATCCAGCTCGAGTCCGGCTGCAAGATCCAGATTGCTGCTG acagcgGCGGCCTCATGGAGCGGCCATGTTCCCTGACTGGAACGCCTGAGAGCATCGA gCAGGCAAAGCGGCTTCTCGTCCAGATCGTGGATCGCTGTAGAAACGGTCCGGGTTTCCACGGCGACGGGGAAGGTGGCGCCTCGGTGCAGGAGATGCTGATCCCAGCCAGTAAGGTGGGGCTGGTGATTGGCCGAGGTGGAGACAccatcaaacagctgcag gagaGGGCgggggtgaagatgatgatgatccaGGACGGTCCGATGCCGACAGGAGCTGACAAACCTCTCCGCATCTCTGGAGACCCGTACAAAGTTCAG GCAGCAAGGGAGTTGGTGTTGGAGGTGATCCGGGAGAAGGACGGAGACTTCAGGTCGGGACGCAACGACTTCAGCTCCCGACTGGGAGGAACCAACCTGGAT TCTGTCCCTCTGCAGGTCCCAGTACCGAGGTTCGCCGTCGGCATCGTGATCGGCAGGAACGGAGAAATGATCAAGAAGATCCAGAACGATGCAGGAGTCCGGATCCAGTTTAAAGCAG ATGATGGCATCAGCCCGGAGcgtgttgccatggtgatgggTCAGCCAGACCGCTGTCAGCATGCCGTCCACCTGATCAATGAGCTCATCCAGACcgcacag GAGCGTGATGGTTTTGGCTCCGCCCTGCGGAGTGGGAGGGTCAGAGGTCGTGGTGATTGGACCATGGGCTCACCTGGTCCGCTACAGGAAGTGACATACACCATTCCTGCTGACAAGTGCGGCCTGGTCATCGGCAAAG gtgGAGAAACCATTAAGAGTATTAACCAGCAGTCTGGAGCTCACGTGGAGCTGCAGAGGAACCCGCCTCCCTCCACTGACCCCAACACTCGGGTCTTCACCATCAGAGGCACCGCCCAGCAGATGGACCTCGCCCGCCAGCTCATAGACGACAAGATCGGG GGTTCAGGTATTATGAGTAACGGAGGCTTCGGCTTCAGTCCCTTCACCCAGGGCCCGGCTACACACCAgaa ctgTGGCAGTGGTCAGACCTTCTTGACCGGCGTTTGGGGAAACACCTATCAGACCAGCTGGCAGAACCCTGGACAACAAGACCCTg GTCAGTCGTCTCAGCAGAGTTCGGTGCCAGACTACACTGCAGCGTTAGCAGAATACTACAGACAGCAGCCCTACCTGTGGAACCCCGCCCAGatacaggtaacacacaggaAGCCCCGCCTTCACCTGTAG